In one window of Nomascus leucogenys isolate Asia chromosome 1a, Asia_NLE_v1, whole genome shotgun sequence DNA:
- the ZNF483 gene encoding zinc finger protein 483 produces the protein MTAISPDPQTLASTEQNEVPRVVTSGEQEATLRGNAADAESFRQRFRWFCYSEVAGPRKALSQLWELCNQWLRPDIHTKEQILELLVFEQFLTILPGEIRIWVKSQHPESSEEVVTLIEDLTQMLEEKEDPVSQDSTVSQEENSKEDKMVAVCPNTESCESITLKDVAVNFSRGEWKKLEPFQKELYKEVLLENLRNLEFLDFPVSKLELISQLKWVELPWLLEEVSKGSRTDESALDKIIQRCLRDDDHGLMEEFQQYCGSSEKDHGNQGNSKGTVTQNKTLGSSNRGKKFDPDKSPFGHNFKETSDLIKHLRGYLRKKSRRYNESKKPFSFHSDLVLNRKEKTAGEKSWKSNDGGKVLSHSSALTEHQKRQKIHLGDRSQKCSKCGIIFIRRSTLSRRKIPMCEKCRKDSCQEAALKKDEGNETGEKTHKCSKCGKAFGYSASLTKHRRIHTGEKPYMCNECGKAFSDSSSLTPHHRTHSGEKPFKCDDCGKGFTLSAHLIKHQRIHTGEKPYKCKDCGRPFSDSSSLIQHQRIHTGEKPYTCNNCGKSFSHSSSLSKHQRIHTGEKPYKCGECGKAFRQNSCLTRHQRIHTGEKPYLCNDCGMTFSHFTSVIYHQRLHSGEKPYKCNQCEKAFPTHSLLSRHQRIHTGVKPYKCKECGKSFSQSSSLNEHHRIHTGEKPYECNYCGATFSRSSILVEHLKIHTGRREYECNECEKTFKSNSGLIRHRGFHSAE, from the exons ATGACAGCCATCTCACCAGACCCTCAAACTCTGGCCTCGACTGAACAAAATGAGGTCCCAAGAGTGGTTACTTCTGGGGAGCAAGAAGCTACTTTAAGAGGAAATGCTGCTGATGCAGAGTCTTTCAGACAGAGGTTTAGGTGGTTTTGTTACTCAGAAGTAGCTGGACCCAGGAAAGCTCTGAGTCAACTCTGGGAGCTCTGCAATCAGTGGCTGAGACCAGACATTCACACGAAAGAACAGATTTTAGAGCTTCTGGTGTTTGAGCAGTTCCTGACCATTTTGCCTGGGGAGATCAGGATTTGGGTAAAGTCGCAACATCCTGAGAGTAGTGAGGAAGTGGTGACCCTAATAGAAGATTTGACCCAGATGcttgaagaaaaagaag ATCCAGTCTCTCAAGATTCTACTGTGTCCCAAGAGGAGAACTCAAAAGAGGATAAAATGGTCGCTGTTTGTCCCAATACTGAGTCCTGT GAATCTATAACATTGAAGGATGTAGCTGTGAACTTTTCAAGAGGAGAGTGGAAGAAGCTGGAGCCTTTTCAAAAGGAGCTATATAAGGAAGTGCTACTGGAAAACCTCAGGAACCTAGAATTTCTGG ACTTTCCAGTTTCAAAATTAGAGTTGATTTCCCAGCTAAAGTGGGTTGAATTGCCATGGCTGCTGGAAGAAGTCTCAAAAGGCTCCCGAACAG atGAATCAGCTTtagataaaataatacaaagatgtCTCAGGGATGATGATCATGGCTTGATGGAAGAATTCCAGCAATATTGTGGCAGCTCAGAGAAGGATCACGGTAATCAGGGAAATTCAAAGGGAACAGtcacacaaaacaaaactcttggGAGCAGCAATAGGGGTAAGAAATTTGACCCAGATAAAAGCCCCTTTGGACATAATTTCAAAGAAACTTCAGACTTAATTAAACATCTGAGAGGCTATTTGAGGAAGAAATCTCGGAGGTATAATGAAAGCAAGAAACCCTTCAGTTTTCATTCAGACCTTGTTCTGAACCGCAAGGAGAAAACCGCCGGAGAAAAGTCATGGAAATCTAATGACGGTGGGAAAGTCTTGAGTCACTCTTCAGCTCTTACTGAACATCAGAAACGTCAGAAGATTCATTTGGGGGATAGGTCCCAAAAATGCAGTAAGTGTGGGATAATCTTTATTAGAAGATCAACTCTTTCTAGGAGAAAAATCCCTATGTGTGAGAAATGTCGGAAAGATTCATGTCAAGAAGCAGCCTTAAAGAAAGATGAGGGAAATGAGACTGGAGAAAAAACTCATAAATGTAGtaaatgtggaaaagcctttgGCTATAGCGCCTCACTCACCAAACATcggagaattcacactggagaaaaaccctatatgtgtaatgaatgtggaaaagcttTTAGTGATAGTTCATCACTCACGCCACATCATAGAACTCATAGTGGAGAGAAACCCTTCAAATGTGATGATTGTGGGAAAGGTTTCACCCTAAGTGCTCACCTCATtaaacatcagagaattcatactggagaaaaaccttaTAAATGTAAAGACTGTGGGAGACCCTTCAGTGACAGTTCATCTCTTATTCAACACCAgcgaattcatactggagaaaaaccctataCATGTAACAATTGTGGAAAATCCTTCAGTCATAGCTCATCCCTTTCcaaacatcagagaattcatactggagagaaaccctataaatgtggcgaatgtggaaaagcctttagACAGAATTCATGCCTTACCCggcatcagagaattcacactggagaaaaaccgTATTTGTGTAATGATTGCGGAATGACTTTTAGCCATTTTACGTCTGTGATTTATCATCAAAGACTTCATTCAGGagaaaaaccctacaaatgtaaCCAGTGTGAGAAAGCCTTCCCAACCCATTCACTGCTTAGTCgtcatcagagaattcatactggtgtaaaaccttataaatgtaaagaatgtgggaagTCCTTCAGTCAGAGTTCATCTCTTAATGAGCACCACCGaattcatacaggagagaaaccctatgagtgtAACTATTGTGGTGCAACCTTTAGTCGAAGCTCAATCCTTGTAGAACACCTAAAAATTCATACCGGAAGGAGAGAATATGAATGTAACGAATGTGAGAAGACATTTAAAAGTAATTCAGGCCTCATTAGACATCGGGGATTTCACTCTGCAGAGTAA